The Tistrella mobilis genome window below encodes:
- the thrC gene encoding threonine synthase: MQYISTRGRAPRLDFGQVLLDGLARDGGLYLPESWPRVEPATMRAWRGLDYAGLAKQVMRLFVGTTIAPADLDRMIDDTYAGFGHRAVAPLKQLGANEWVMELFHGPTLAFKDFALQLLGRLFDHALERSDRRGVILGATSGDTGSAAIEACRDRARLDVFILHPLGRTSEVQRRQMTTVLSPNVHNIAIRGTFDDAQDMVKAAFGDETFRDHVGLTAINSINWARIAAQVVYYFHAALALGAPDREVAFAVPTGNFGDVYAGYIAASMGLPVAKLIVATNENDILARFFRNGDYSSAGVRPTWSPSMDIQVASNFERLLFDLKGRDGEATAAAIRTFRETGSLPVTDAEVARARLLFDAGAADDGRTIDTIARVFAETGEILDPHTAVGVSVARDRRDGLPAGTPVVVLATAHPAKFPDAVEKAIGRRPALPERMADLMERPERYDTLEADVSVLTSHILSHRRNA, from the coding sequence GTGCAGTACATCAGCACCCGCGGCCGCGCGCCGCGGCTCGATTTCGGTCAGGTTCTCCTCGACGGTCTCGCCCGCGATGGCGGCCTCTATCTGCCCGAGAGCTGGCCCCGGGTCGAGCCGGCCACCATGCGGGCCTGGCGGGGGCTGGACTATGCGGGTCTCGCGAAGCAGGTGATGCGGCTCTTCGTCGGCACGACCATTGCGCCGGCCGATCTCGACCGGATGATCGACGACACCTATGCCGGCTTCGGCCACAGGGCGGTGGCGCCGCTGAAGCAGCTGGGCGCGAATGAATGGGTGATGGAGCTGTTCCACGGCCCGACCCTTGCCTTCAAGGATTTCGCCCTGCAGCTGCTCGGCCGGCTGTTCGATCATGCGCTGGAGCGTTCGGACCGGCGCGGCGTGATTCTGGGGGCGACTTCGGGCGATACCGGCTCGGCCGCGATCGAGGCCTGCCGTGATCGCGCACGGCTGGACGTGTTCATCCTGCACCCGCTGGGTCGCACCTCCGAGGTGCAGCGCCGGCAGATGACCACCGTGCTCTCGCCCAATGTCCACAACATCGCCATCCGCGGCACGTTCGACGATGCCCAGGACATGGTGAAGGCGGCGTTCGGCGACGAGACCTTCCGTGATCATGTCGGGCTGACCGCGATCAACTCGATCAACTGGGCGCGGATCGCGGCCCAGGTGGTCTACTATTTCCATGCCGCGCTGGCGCTGGGGGCGCCTGACCGCGAGGTTGCCTTCGCCGTGCCGACCGGCAATTTCGGCGATGTCTATGCCGGCTATATCGCCGCCTCGATGGGTCTGCCGGTGGCAAAGCTGATCGTGGCCACCAACGAGAACGACATCCTGGCGCGGTTCTTCCGCAATGGCGACTATTCCTCGGCCGGCGTGCGGCCGACCTGGAGCCCGTCGATGGACATTCAGGTCGCCAGCAATTTCGAACGGCTGCTTTTCGATCTGAAGGGCCGCGATGGCGAGGCGACCGCCGCTGCCATCCGCACCTTCCGCGAGACCGGCAGCCTGCCGGTCACCGATGCCGAGGTCGCGAGGGCGCGGCTGCTGTTCGATGCCGGCGCCGCCGATGACGGCCGTACCATCGACACCATCGCCCGGGTTTTCGCCGAGACCGGCGAGATCCTGGATCCGCACACCGCCGTGGGTGTGTCGGTGGCCCGCGACCGCCGCGACGGCCTGCCCGCCGGCACGCCGGTCGTGGTACTGGCGACCGCCCATCCGGCCAAGTTCCCGGATGCGGTCGAAAAGGCGATCGGCCGTCGCCCGGCCCTGCCGGAGCGCATGGCAGACCTGATGGAGCGACCGGAGCGATATGACACACTGGAGGCTGACGTTTCGGTCCTGACCTCCCATATCCTGTCGCATCGCCGCAACGCCTGA